From the genome of Symphalangus syndactylus isolate Jambi chromosome 5, NHGRI_mSymSyn1-v2.1_pri, whole genome shotgun sequence, one region includes:
- the TEX52 gene encoding testis-expressed protein 52 isoform X2 — MARNRQRSLRGPSHPSHMEEPFLQMVQASESLPPSQTWVQREFFLPSESWEFPGFTRQAYHQLALKLPPCTDMKSKVRQRLIHPWKGGAQHTWGFHTWLDVCRLPATFPTRPDRPYDSNVWRWLTDSNAHRRPPAEHPIPPPSWIGQNSFLTFIRCYPTFVDMKRKKQVIFRTVKELKEVEKLKLRSEARAPPLDAQGNIQPPASFKK; from the exons ATGGCCAGAAACCGGCAAAGATCACTCAGAGGGCCCAGTCACCCATCTCATATGGAAGAACCTTTCCTGCAG ATGGTCCAGGCCAGCGagtccctcccaccctcccaaacGTGGGTTCAGCGTGAGTTCTTCCTCCCCAGCGAGTCCTGGGAGTTCCCTGGCTTCACCCGGCAAGCCTACCACCAGCTGGCCCTGAAGCTGCCACCCTGCACAGATATGAAGTCCAAGGTGCGTCAGCGGCTCATCCACCCTTGGAAGGGTGGCGCCCAGCACACCTGGGGCTTTCACACGTGGCTCGATGTGTGCCGTCTGCCTGCCACCTTCCCCACCCGGCCTGACAGGCCCTACGATAGCAATGTCTGGCGCTGGCTGACCGACTCCAATGCCCACCGACGCCCCCCCGCGGAGCACCCCATCCCCCCTCCCTCCTGGATCGGGCAAAACAGCTTCCTGACCTTCATCCGCTGCTATCCCACGTTTGTGGACATGAAAAGGAAGAAGCAGGTGATTTTCAGGACAGTGAAGGAGTTGAAGGAGGTGGAGAAGCTCAAGTTGAGGAGTGAGGCAAGAGCACCCCCACTCGATGCCCAGGGCAACATCCAGCCGCCAGCGAGTTTCAAGAAGTAA
- the TEX52 gene encoding testis-expressed protein 52 isoform X1, which yields MARNRQRSLRGPSHPSHMEEPFLQMVQASESLPPSQTWVQREFFLPSESWEFPGFTRQAYHQLALKLPPCTDMKSKVRQRLIHPWKGGAQHTWGFHTWLDVCRLPATFPTRPDRPYDSNVWRWLTDSNAHRRPPAEHPIPPPSWIGQNSFLTFIRCYPTFVDMKRKKQVIFRTVKELKEVEKLKLRSEARAPPLDAQGNIQPPASFKKYRHISAGGRFEPQGLQLMPNPFPNNFSRSWPCPNPLPHYQEKVLKLALLPSAPLSQDLIRDFQTLIKDRTALSLHHLSKAQASKSPVRKRKRRPGHF from the exons ATGGCCAGAAACCGGCAAAGATCACTCAGAGGGCCCAGTCACCCATCTCATATGGAAGAACCTTTCCTGCAG ATGGTCCAGGCCAGCGagtccctcccaccctcccaaacGTGGGTTCAGCGTGAGTTCTTCCTCCCCAGCGAGTCCTGGGAGTTCCCTGGCTTCACCCGGCAAGCCTACCACCAGCTGGCCCTGAAGCTGCCACCCTGCACAGATATGAAGTCCAAGGTGCGTCAGCGGCTCATCCACCCTTGGAAGGGTGGCGCCCAGCACACCTGGGGCTTTCACACGTGGCTCGATGTGTGCCGTCTGCCTGCCACCTTCCCCACCCGGCCTGACAGGCCCTACGATAGCAATGTCTGGCGCTGGCTGACCGACTCCAATGCCCACCGACGCCCCCCCGCGGAGCACCCCATCCCCCCTCCCTCCTGGATCGGGCAAAACAGCTTCCTGACCTTCATCCGCTGCTATCCCACGTTTGTGGACATGAAAAGGAAGAAGCAGGTGATTTTCAGGACAGTGAAGGAGTTGAAGGAGGTGGAGAAGCTCAAGTTGAGGAGTGAGGCAAGAGCACCCCCACTCGATGCCCAGGGCAACATCCAGCCGCCAGCGAGTTTCAAGAA GTACCGGCACATATCCGCTGGTGGGAGGTTTGAACCCCAGGGCCTCCAGCTCATGCCCAACCCGTTTCCCAATAATTTCTCCAGGAGCTGGCCCTGCCCGAACCCTCTGCCTCACTACCAGGAGAAGGTGCTAAAGCTGGCCTTGCTGCCCAGCGCGCCCCTGAGCCAGGACCTCATAAGGGATTTCCAAACCCTGATAAAGGACAGAACTGCCTTATCCCTCCACCATCTCTCCAAGGCACAAGCAAGCAAATCCCCagtaaggaagaggaagagaagacctgGACACTTCTAG